In Doryrhamphus excisus isolate RoL2022-K1 chromosome 21, RoL_Dexc_1.0, whole genome shotgun sequence, a single genomic region encodes these proteins:
- the pde7a gene encoding high affinity cAMP-specific 3',5'-cyclic phosphodiesterase 7A isoform X1, with amino-acid sequence MEVCYQLPVLPLDRPVPKHVLSRRGAISFSSSSSLFGAPDPRQLSQRRGAISYDSSDQTALYIRMLGDVRVRSQVGFEPERRSSHPYLCIDFRNLHTRLSCGSTPPSSTPERRVRRLLSLQRYLHSSRLLRGSPQQIPLPILDEDYTGQARCMLEKVGNWNFDIFLFDRLTNGNSLITLTFHLLNQYGLVELFQLDIVKLWRFLVIVQEDYHSDNPYHNAVHAADVTQAMYCYMREPMLAKSLTSYDILLGLLAAATHDLDHPGVNQPFLIKTDHYLASLYKNTSVLENHHWKSAVGLLRETGLFSHLPAEDSLSMERDLGSLILATDISRQNDYLSRFRLRLDQGSLCLSNASHRHFVLQMALKCADICNPCRPWELSKQWSEKVTNEFFQQGNIEKKHKLEVSPLCDRDMNTVGNIQIGFMTYVAEPLFAEWARFSDTRLSQTMLGHMGLNKASWGALQQQEQSSAAGDEAEPGGTVTGGEGGGSSSSKDIPQGSGVS; translated from the exons ATGGAAGTATGTTATCAGCTGCCAGTGTTGCCTCTAGACAGGCCGGTTCCCAAGCATGTCCTCAGCCGGAGGGGAGCCATCAGTTTCAGCTCCAGCTCCTCTCTTTTTGGGGCCCCTGATCCAAGACAGCTGTCTCAG AGACGCGGGGCCATCTCCTATGACAGCTCTGACCAGACCGCGCTGTATATTCGTATGCTGG GAGATGTGAGAGTGAGAAGTCAGGTTGGATTTGAACCGGAACGACGAAGCTCCCATCCGTACCTGTGCATCGACTTCCGAAACCTTCACA cgcgTCTCAGCTGCGGGTCCACGCCGCCAAGCTCCACCCCCGAGAGGAGGGTCCGCAGACTGCTCAGCCTCCAGAGATACCTGCACTCGTCTCGCCTGCTGCGGGGATCCCCCCAGCAGATCCCCCTACCCATTCTCGATGAAGACTACACTGGACAGGCCCGA TGCATGCTGGAAAAAGTCGGGAACtggaattttgacattttcctctTCGATAGGTTGACCAACG GAAACAGCCTGATCACTCTAACCTTCCACCTGCTAAACCAATACGGCCTGGTGGAGCTCTTCCAGCTGGACATAGTCAAACTGTGGCGGTTCCTGGTCATAGTCCAGGAGGACTACCACAGCGACAACCCCTACCACAACGCCGTGCACGCCGCCGATGTCACACAGGCCATGTATTGCTACATGCGCGAGCCCATG CTGGCTAAGTCTTTGACCTCCTATGACATCCTGCTGGGACTGCTCGCCGCCGCCACACATGACCTGGACCATCCCGGGGTCAACCAGCCTTTCCTCATAAAGACTGACCACTATCTAGCTTCACTCTACAAG AATACCTCAGTTCTGGAGAACCACCACTGGAAGTCGGCTGTGGGGCTGCTCAGAGAGACGGGGCTCTTCTCCCACCTGCCCGCTGAAGACAG CTTGAGCATGGAGAGGGACCTGGGCTCTTTAATCCTGGCCACCGACATCAGCAGGCAGAATGACTACCTGTCCCGCTTCCGTCTGCGTCTGGACCAGGGCAGCCTGTGCTTGAGTAACGCCAGCCACCGCCACTTTGTCCTGCAG ATGGCTCTGAAGTGTGCAGACATCTGTAACCCCTGCAGACCCTGGGAGCTGAGCAAGCAATGGAGCGAGAAAGTCACCAATGAGTTCTTCCAGCAAG GCAACATTGAGAAGAAGCACAAACTAGAAGTCAGCCCACTTTGTGACAGAGACATGAACACTGTTGGCAACATTCAAATAG GCTTCATGACGTACGTAGCAGAGCCACTGTTCGCCGAGTGGGCCCGTTTCTCCGACACGCGCCTATCCCAGACCATGCTGGGTCACATGGGGCTGAACAAGGCCAGCTGGGGCGCCCTACAGCAGCAGGAACAAAGCTCAGCTGCCGGCGATGAGGCAGAACCTGGCGGGACCGTCAccggaggagaaggaggaggaagcagcAGCTCCAAAGACATACCTCAGGGAAGCGGAGTATCCTGA
- the pde7a gene encoding high affinity cAMP-specific 3',5'-cyclic phosphodiesterase 7A isoform X3, with the protein MEVCYQLPVLPLDRPVPKHVLSRRGAISFSSSSSLFGAPDPRQLSQRRGAISYDSSDQTALYIRMLARLSCGSTPPSSTPERRVRRLLSLQRYLHSSRLLRGSPQQIPLPILDEDYTGQARCMLEKVGNWNFDIFLFDRLTNGNSLITLTFHLLNQYGLVELFQLDIVKLWRFLVIVQEDYHSDNPYHNAVHAADVTQAMYCYMREPMLAKSLTSYDILLGLLAAATHDLDHPGVNQPFLIKTDHYLASLYKNTSVLENHHWKSAVGLLRETGLFSHLPAEDSLSMERDLGSLILATDISRQNDYLSRFRLRLDQGSLCLSNASHRHFVLQMALKCADICNPCRPWELSKQWSEKVTNEFFQQGNIEKKHKLEVSPLCDRDMNTVGNIQIGFMTYVAEPLFAEWARFSDTRLSQTMLGHMGLNKASWGALQQQEQSSAAGDEAEPGGTVTGGEGGGSSSSKDIPQGSGVS; encoded by the exons ATGGAAGTATGTTATCAGCTGCCAGTGTTGCCTCTAGACAGGCCGGTTCCCAAGCATGTCCTCAGCCGGAGGGGAGCCATCAGTTTCAGCTCCAGCTCCTCTCTTTTTGGGGCCCCTGATCCAAGACAGCTGTCTCAG AGACGCGGGGCCATCTCCTATGACAGCTCTGACCAGACCGCGCTGTATATTCGTATGCTGG cgcgTCTCAGCTGCGGGTCCACGCCGCCAAGCTCCACCCCCGAGAGGAGGGTCCGCAGACTGCTCAGCCTCCAGAGATACCTGCACTCGTCTCGCCTGCTGCGGGGATCCCCCCAGCAGATCCCCCTACCCATTCTCGATGAAGACTACACTGGACAGGCCCGA TGCATGCTGGAAAAAGTCGGGAACtggaattttgacattttcctctTCGATAGGTTGACCAACG GAAACAGCCTGATCACTCTAACCTTCCACCTGCTAAACCAATACGGCCTGGTGGAGCTCTTCCAGCTGGACATAGTCAAACTGTGGCGGTTCCTGGTCATAGTCCAGGAGGACTACCACAGCGACAACCCCTACCACAACGCCGTGCACGCCGCCGATGTCACACAGGCCATGTATTGCTACATGCGCGAGCCCATG CTGGCTAAGTCTTTGACCTCCTATGACATCCTGCTGGGACTGCTCGCCGCCGCCACACATGACCTGGACCATCCCGGGGTCAACCAGCCTTTCCTCATAAAGACTGACCACTATCTAGCTTCACTCTACAAG AATACCTCAGTTCTGGAGAACCACCACTGGAAGTCGGCTGTGGGGCTGCTCAGAGAGACGGGGCTCTTCTCCCACCTGCCCGCTGAAGACAG CTTGAGCATGGAGAGGGACCTGGGCTCTTTAATCCTGGCCACCGACATCAGCAGGCAGAATGACTACCTGTCCCGCTTCCGTCTGCGTCTGGACCAGGGCAGCCTGTGCTTGAGTAACGCCAGCCACCGCCACTTTGTCCTGCAG ATGGCTCTGAAGTGTGCAGACATCTGTAACCCCTGCAGACCCTGGGAGCTGAGCAAGCAATGGAGCGAGAAAGTCACCAATGAGTTCTTCCAGCAAG GCAACATTGAGAAGAAGCACAAACTAGAAGTCAGCCCACTTTGTGACAGAGACATGAACACTGTTGGCAACATTCAAATAG GCTTCATGACGTACGTAGCAGAGCCACTGTTCGCCGAGTGGGCCCGTTTCTCCGACACGCGCCTATCCCAGACCATGCTGGGTCACATGGGGCTGAACAAGGCCAGCTGGGGCGCCCTACAGCAGCAGGAACAAAGCTCAGCTGCCGGCGATGAGGCAGAACCTGGCGGGACCGTCAccggaggagaaggaggaggaagcagcAGCTCCAAAGACATACCTCAGGGAAGCGGAGTATCCTGA
- the pde7a gene encoding high affinity cAMP-specific 3',5'-cyclic phosphodiesterase 7A isoform X2, protein MEVCYQLPVLPLDRPVPKHVLSRRGAISFSSSSSLFGAPDPRQLSQRRGAISYDSSDQTALYIRMLDVRVRSQVGFEPERRSSHPYLCIDFRNLHTRLSCGSTPPSSTPERRVRRLLSLQRYLHSSRLLRGSPQQIPLPILDEDYTGQARCMLEKVGNWNFDIFLFDRLTNGNSLITLTFHLLNQYGLVELFQLDIVKLWRFLVIVQEDYHSDNPYHNAVHAADVTQAMYCYMREPMLAKSLTSYDILLGLLAAATHDLDHPGVNQPFLIKTDHYLASLYKNTSVLENHHWKSAVGLLRETGLFSHLPAEDSLSMERDLGSLILATDISRQNDYLSRFRLRLDQGSLCLSNASHRHFVLQMALKCADICNPCRPWELSKQWSEKVTNEFFQQGNIEKKHKLEVSPLCDRDMNTVGNIQIGFMTYVAEPLFAEWARFSDTRLSQTMLGHMGLNKASWGALQQQEQSSAAGDEAEPGGTVTGGEGGGSSSSKDIPQGSGVS, encoded by the exons ATGGAAGTATGTTATCAGCTGCCAGTGTTGCCTCTAGACAGGCCGGTTCCCAAGCATGTCCTCAGCCGGAGGGGAGCCATCAGTTTCAGCTCCAGCTCCTCTCTTTTTGGGGCCCCTGATCCAAGACAGCTGTCTCAG AGACGCGGGGCCATCTCCTATGACAGCTCTGACCAGACCGCGCTGTATATTCGTATGCTGG ATGTGAGAGTGAGAAGTCAGGTTGGATTTGAACCGGAACGACGAAGCTCCCATCCGTACCTGTGCATCGACTTCCGAAACCTTCACA cgcgTCTCAGCTGCGGGTCCACGCCGCCAAGCTCCACCCCCGAGAGGAGGGTCCGCAGACTGCTCAGCCTCCAGAGATACCTGCACTCGTCTCGCCTGCTGCGGGGATCCCCCCAGCAGATCCCCCTACCCATTCTCGATGAAGACTACACTGGACAGGCCCGA TGCATGCTGGAAAAAGTCGGGAACtggaattttgacattttcctctTCGATAGGTTGACCAACG GAAACAGCCTGATCACTCTAACCTTCCACCTGCTAAACCAATACGGCCTGGTGGAGCTCTTCCAGCTGGACATAGTCAAACTGTGGCGGTTCCTGGTCATAGTCCAGGAGGACTACCACAGCGACAACCCCTACCACAACGCCGTGCACGCCGCCGATGTCACACAGGCCATGTATTGCTACATGCGCGAGCCCATG CTGGCTAAGTCTTTGACCTCCTATGACATCCTGCTGGGACTGCTCGCCGCCGCCACACATGACCTGGACCATCCCGGGGTCAACCAGCCTTTCCTCATAAAGACTGACCACTATCTAGCTTCACTCTACAAG AATACCTCAGTTCTGGAGAACCACCACTGGAAGTCGGCTGTGGGGCTGCTCAGAGAGACGGGGCTCTTCTCCCACCTGCCCGCTGAAGACAG CTTGAGCATGGAGAGGGACCTGGGCTCTTTAATCCTGGCCACCGACATCAGCAGGCAGAATGACTACCTGTCCCGCTTCCGTCTGCGTCTGGACCAGGGCAGCCTGTGCTTGAGTAACGCCAGCCACCGCCACTTTGTCCTGCAG ATGGCTCTGAAGTGTGCAGACATCTGTAACCCCTGCAGACCCTGGGAGCTGAGCAAGCAATGGAGCGAGAAAGTCACCAATGAGTTCTTCCAGCAAG GCAACATTGAGAAGAAGCACAAACTAGAAGTCAGCCCACTTTGTGACAGAGACATGAACACTGTTGGCAACATTCAAATAG GCTTCATGACGTACGTAGCAGAGCCACTGTTCGCCGAGTGGGCCCGTTTCTCCGACACGCGCCTATCCCAGACCATGCTGGGTCACATGGGGCTGAACAAGGCCAGCTGGGGCGCCCTACAGCAGCAGGAACAAAGCTCAGCTGCCGGCGATGAGGCAGAACCTGGCGGGACCGTCAccggaggagaaggaggaggaagcagcAGCTCCAAAGACATACCTCAGGGAAGCGGAGTATCCTGA